GCTTGGATTGCCTGCCGAGTTAAATATTGCATATATCACTAGAGCCCGAGTAGAAGGTCTGAGAGATTACGGATCAGCTTTGAGCCCATTCAATTCCTTCATGTTGCTTCAGGGCTTGGAAACATTATCTCTACGTGTTGAACGGCATAATGAGAACGCTCAGGCTTTAGCAGAGTGGCTTGAAGCTCACCCGGCTGTAGAATCTATAAGTTATCCTGGATTGAAAAGTAGCCCTTACCACGATCTGGCAAAAAAATACATGAGCCAGCGCGGGCATGGAATGATGTTCTCTTTCACTATGAAAGGTGGCTATGAGCAGGCGGTTAAATTTATCGATGGACTGGAATTAGCCAGTCACCTTGCCAATGTAGGAGATGCCAAGACATTGGTTATTCATCCTGCTTCAACGACCCATCAGCAGCTCAGTGAGCAGGAACAGAGATCTGCAGGTGTGGAACCAACGATGGTTCGTGTCTCTGTTGGGCTTGAGCATATCGATGACATTCGTGAAGACTTTCAACAAGCCTTTGATAAAGCTGCTGCGTAAACTGTAGATAAATGGAGGCGAGGTTCATTGGGATCTCGCTCTCCATCTATCCTCTTCAAATATTCCGATAGTAACTTTCATAAATGACCCTAGTCATCGATCGGTCAAACCATATTTTTCCGCTTATTTGTCAGGAACGTATTTCTTGGATTACATCAGAGGATGCTGAGCGCCAGGATATTCGTCCCTTGCGGATTGGTATTTTGAATATCATGCCCTTTGGAAAGGACTATGAGTTCAATCTCCTCCATCCACTGGGTTTGTCTATTCTTCAAGTTGAGCCAGTTTGGATTCGTTTGGAATCACACGAGTACTTGTCTGGTGATCAACAACATATGTCTGACCTCTATCAGACCTATGAAAAGGCAACTCAGTTATCTGGGCTGGATGGTATGGTTGTTACGGGCGCCCCAGTTGAAAAAATTCATTTCCATGAAGTGCGCTACTTGAGTGAGATTTCAAAGATCATTCAAGACTCACAATTAAATTGTCCAAGTACTTTGGGGATTTGCTGGGGAGCTTTTGCTCTGGCTTTTCTGCTTGAAGTGGACAAGTTGACCTACGACAACAAACTATTTGGTCTCTTTAAACTGCAGAATCTTGATTTTGGACACCCTATTACAGGAGAACTGGATGATGAATTCTGGTGTCCACAAAGTCGCTATGCGGGTATTGATGACAGCCTGATGGAAGGAGCACAAAGGGATGGAAAATTGAATCTGCTAGCCTATGGAGAAAGGGCTGGGTATTCGATTTTTGAAACTCCTGATCATCGATTCGTGATGCACAGCGGTCATCCAGAGTACAATTCAAGGCGAATTGTGTATGAGGCTGAACGCGATAAACTAGCAGGAGATGTTTTGCCTCCAGAGAACTTTGATCTCAGTAATCCACTAAACTGCTGGCGAGGGCACCGCAATACCTTTTTTACCCAGTGGTTGAAGTTCTGTTATCAGCAGATCAGTATGCCTAGGTGAGTGTTAAACAGAGATCGACTAGAGGTGATTAGTCATCGTCGAAAGATGACCCAGAGCGCTCCATTACCTCCCCAGCGTGGTGGAGCCTCTCGGACCTGTGCAATATACTTTTTTCCATTTTTTACCAGCCACTGCTCTACGATCTGCTTGAGCACAGGGCCAGCTTGTGAACGGTTGCCTTTACCAGTAACAATCAATAGTGAGTCAAGTCCGTGTAAAGTACCGTAATGAACGTAATTCTCCACCAGCATTAAAGCTTCGTGCCGATTTTTACCATGGAGATCAAGAGTTTCGTCAGGAGCGGTATAGCTTTGAAAAGCTTTGCGAGAGGTCTTTATTTTGGCTGGTTTTGATTTCTGATCAGGCAATAAACTTGGGTCTGAATCTTCCTCTTTGTCAGGAATTTTACAAATACTAGTAAAGATTTGATCCATCCAATTTGATTCTGTCGTTGAATCATTGAAAGAAAGGCTGGATTTTCTTTGATTATGAGGTGGGTTGGTTTTGGACTTCAATGACACCTCCTGACCAAAAAGGTAAGGGAGACAGGGACAGTTGCCCCTGATCAATTTTCTCAGAAATAATAGCGGGCGGCGAGTGCGTTGTAAAATCCTTGTTCTGTGCTTCCGAGGCCCTGCTGACGTCGGAGCCCAAGTTCTGCGGACAAGCCAACATTTGGGTAGTTGATAGGGAAAAATTCTGAACCAGTGAAGAGCCTGAAAAGAGTCCCTCGTTCATCTTCTTCGCTTTCGAAGCCAGCCCCAGCACCGAGGAAGAGATTATGTCCACCTTCATTCAGAACTACTCGAGCGAATCGGCCTTCTAATGAGAAATGAGTGATATCCATTTCTTCATGATAGCCAATCAACAATTCGAGGGAATCAATAGGGCTTAGCCAGTTTTTCAAACTTATACGCTCTTCTGGGACCGCAGATGGACGGTAATGGAGGCCAATTCCGAGCTTTCGAGCAAGATTTCTTTCGGCAGCTTCAAATTCAATCAGGCGAATGTCCACTCTTTCAACCTTGAGTACACCGAATCCTCGATCTGACTCAAGGTAAAGCATCTGCTCGTCCATACCCTGAATGCGGCCACTCAGCGATTCCCCACTGTTGAGGTGAACCACGGCTCCGTATGCTGTGGCTGTCAAGGTCCATCCGATGAGCAAGACCAGCAGCAATCGTAGTTTTGAGAACATTCTACCTCTCTGAATGATCGTAACAAACCGATGAATCCAACACCGGCGCAGTGACAGATTTCCCGACTCATGCAATAGATGCACCGCCTTTTTTCCGTGCCTTGGCACTCTGCGCCATTGGGGCAATTTGGGGAAGTTTCCTACAAGCTGTGTTAGATCGTAGACGAATTCGTCAAAAACAAATCCCACTCGATGGTGGTGATCAATTTGCTCAAAGATTGAAAAAATTGAATAGCTTGTCTCCGTCTAGATCTTTCTGTTTTGATTGTGGGTCGCAATTAGCTTGGTACGACAATATTCCGATTTGGTCTTATTGCTGGTTACAAGGTCGATGTCGTCTCTGTAGAGTACCATTCAGCAATAAATCATTTCGCATGGAACTTGGGTTGGGTTTGGGGCTTGGTCTTTTAGGCTGGAGCATCAAAATAAGCTGTTTGCTTGGAGCTCTCACATTTTTATGGGTGATTGTCTGGACGGTCTTTTTAAATGCACCATCTAGGTGTGTGGTGAAATCGAAGTAAAGTTTTGCAAAAGAATTAATTGGAGATGGTTTAGTGAAGATCATTCCTGCGATTGACTTAAAAAATGGCTGTTGTGTTCGTTTACTTCAGGGGAAAGAGGATCAGGAAACAGTGTATGAGGAAGACCCAGTTGAAACAGCTCTAAGTTTTGAAGAGCAGGGTGCTGAACAAATTCATCTAGTAGACTTGGATGGTGCTTTTCGAGGTGAATCCAAAAACTTGGAGCAAGTGGAACGTATTGCTCAAGCAGTCAAAGTCCCTTTAGAACTTGGTGGTGGTATTCGAAGTTTAGATGACATATCAAGAGTTTTCGACTTGGGAGTGAGTTTCGTTATTATCGGAACGATTGCTGTAAAAAATCCGAAGATTTTAGAGGAAGCAATTCAAAAGTTTGAGAATCAACTAATCTTGGGTCTTGATGCTAAAGATGGGAAGGTGGCTGTCTCAGGTTGGGTAGAAGTCACAGAATTTAGTGATGAGGAATTTGCAAACCAGTGGAAGCAACTCGGTATCAACAGAGTGATTTATACCGATATTGCCTGCGATGGTATGTTGACAGGTCCAAATTTGAGTTCACTCCGGAGGATGGCGATAGCGACTGGGTTAAAAGTAACAGCATCCGGGGGAGTTTCTTCACTTGATGATTTAAAACAACTGGCGGAGTTAGAGCGAGACGGAGTGGATGAAGTAATCGTGGGCAAAGCGATCTATGAAAGACAGTTGGATTTGAGAGAAGCGTGTTTGTGGCTCAATAAATATGCGGCTTGAAATGTTTCAGTATGAAAAGAGAAATTGATATTTTTCTTTTTTTTTTCACTTCAAATATTTTGATGATTCCAATTTGGTCCTCAGAGGAATAGTCTCTAACAGATCAATTTGATATATCATATTTGGTTGTTCAGGATCAGTAAATTTTGTAATCAGGAGTTAGTGGATGGAGATGCAATATAGAAGGGTGGGTCAAGCAGGAATCAAAGTGAGTGTTTTGTCTTTCGGATCCTGGGTTACTTTTGCCAAACAGCTCCCCTTGGATAATGCTCTAGCTTGCATGCAAGCAGCACATGAGGCAGGGGTGAATTTTTTTGATAACGCAGAGGCCTACGAAAGGGGAGAGTCCGAAAAATTGATGGGTCAAGCTCTAAAAGAACTTGGCTGGGCCCGTGAAACCTATCTGGTCTCCACCAAGTTTTTCTGGGGAATTGTGCCGGGGGTCAATACGAAAAACACCTTGAATCGCAAATATCTCAGACAAGCAATGGATCGCTCGCTTGAGCGCTTTGGTCTGGATTTCATCGATCTTGTTTTCTGTCATCGTCCTGATCCCGAAACTCCTATTGAAGAAACCGTTTTTACCATGTCAGAAATGGTTAGTTCCGGGAAAGCTCATTATTGGGGTACTTCTGAGTGGTCTGCTCAGGAATTGTTGGAGGCCTATGAAATCGCTGAAAGATATCACCTTCACAAACCAACGATGGAACAACCCCAGTATCATCTTTTTCATCGTGAAAGATTAGAGGAAGAATATGCTCCACTTTTCAAAAAATATCAGATGGGCACTACAATTTGGAGTCCGCTTGCCTCAGGCATGTTAACTGGCAAATATCTGGATGGTATTCCGGCTGACAGCCGAGCCAACCTCCCTGGATATGAATGGCTCCGAGAGAAACTAACAGATCAGACTACCCTGAATAAGGTGAGGAACCTCAAAGTCATTTCAGATCGACTGGGCTGTTCTCTTTCCCAACTGGCTTTGGCTTGGTGTGTGAGTAATCCAAACGTTTCCACCGCAATTACAGGGGCAAGCCAAGTGGAACAAGTCCATGAAAATATGAAATCCTTGGATGTGTTGGAATTGATTACTCCTGAGGTGAAACAGGAGATCGAAAAAATAGTAGGCTGAGTAGGAGTTGTAGTTTGGAGTTCAACAACACATTTACCAGTATTTAGCAATGATTTAGTAAC
The window above is part of the SAR324 cluster bacterium genome. Proteins encoded here:
- a CDS encoding homoserine O-succinyltransferase, with translation MTLVIDRSNHIFPLICQERISWITSEDAERQDIRPLRIGILNIMPFGKDYEFNLLHPLGLSILQVEPVWIRLESHEYLSGDQQHMSDLYQTYEKATQLSGLDGMVVTGAPVEKIHFHEVRYLSEISKIIQDSQLNCPSTLGICWGAFALAFLLEVDKLTYDNKLFGLFKLQNLDFGHPITGELDDEFWCPQSRYAGIDDSLMEGAQRDGKLNLLAYGERAGYSIFETPDHRFVMHSGHPEYNSRRIVYEAERDKLAGDVLPPENFDLSNPLNCWRGHRNTFFTQWLKFCYQQISMPR
- a CDS encoding Smr/MutS family protein, which translates into the protein MKSKTNPPHNQRKSSLSFNDSTTESNWMDQIFTSICKIPDKEEDSDPSLLPDQKSKPAKIKTSRKAFQSYTAPDETLDLHGKNRHEALMLVENYVHYGTLHGLDSLLIVTGKGNRSQAGPVLKQIVEQWLVKNGKKYIAQVREAPPRWGGNGALWVIFRR
- the hisA gene encoding 1-(5-phosphoribosyl)-5-[(5-phosphoribosylamino)methylideneamino]imidazole-4-carboxamide isomerase; this encodes MKIIPAIDLKNGCCVRLLQGKEDQETVYEEDPVETALSFEEQGAEQIHLVDLDGAFRGESKNLEQVERIAQAVKVPLELGGGIRSLDDISRVFDLGVSFVIIGTIAVKNPKILEEAIQKFENQLILGLDAKDGKVAVSGWVEVTEFSDEEFANQWKQLGINRVIYTDIACDGMLTGPNLSSLRRMAIATGLKVTASGGVSSLDDLKQLAELERDGVDEVIVGKAIYERQLDLREACLWLNKYAA
- a CDS encoding aldo/keto reductase, giving the protein MQYRRVGQAGIKVSVLSFGSWVTFAKQLPLDNALACMQAAHEAGVNFFDNAEAYERGESEKLMGQALKELGWARETYLVSTKFFWGIVPGVNTKNTLNRKYLRQAMDRSLERFGLDFIDLVFCHRPDPETPIEETVFTMSEMVSSGKAHYWGTSEWSAQELLEAYEIAERYHLHKPTMEQPQYHLFHRERLEEEYAPLFKKYQMGTTIWSPLASGMLTGKYLDGIPADSRANLPGYEWLREKLTDQTTLNKVRNLKVISDRLGCSLSQLALAWCVSNPNVSTAITGASQVEQVHENMKSLDVLELITPEVKQEIEKIVG